A window of Candidatus Bathyarchaeota archaeon contains these coding sequences:
- a CDS encoding PAS domain S-box protein codes for MKEKHLNRKLEDSFTALLSYIADPAVVMSASGQALAVNKATEKYTGIKCDKLVGKNLFKLGLFGKKTIQDIKRNLKKRLNGQNVPPYEVPLNINGKIAVLEINAKIIEHNGELVDVVVFRDVTEKVQQRKALENDLHKTKLNFEAISDSAFDGIIIFDTKQVIRYWNSAAQRIFGYTKNEVMGKKIQDTIIPPKAKKLLSELKTEFIKNPETFRRTREFPALKKDGTEFPTEISLSTLKIDKEELIVVTVRDITERKNAQHYLQQQRDIIEAVTKNTGVGLTLIDKNFKIILANEWMKEKTGKNITNKTCYKVLHKKRADVCSNCPVKKIFDGENIATKEDARLDPCGNLISAQITALPVRDKNGQIFAALEIVVPTTQRKLMEKKVKEAEELSRAMFEQTPLGVALVDPETQEFLQFNDVAHRQLGYSREEFSKLRLSDLEAKKDLREINRRIKTALRDGQTEFLTKHRTKNGEIRIVLVNKRAIQLSERKLLLLTCHDVTGINRMHDAVRSSEEKFHILANSVKDALVMVDHEGKITFWNLAAEKIFGFTSKEALGKVIHELVAPKSLCKEAKERIKQSMQVFGETGIGYFTVGTVEVNGRRSDGKEFPAELAIAPLKVGEKWHAVGLVKDISIRRIAEQQLKDAEQRYHALFDQSPLGVLVIDPETLGFVEFNDVAHLQLGYTREEFEKITIPDFQAEETPEQVRAHAKQMMAEGGGEFETKHRTKTGEIRDVIVTIKPFQSNGKTYLHCIYHDITEARKTQNALIESQSRYRQLIEIAQEGIWTVNNDMVTVFVNPRMAQMMGYSEKEMVGKSLFSFIDPAKAGKIRDVLNGYTRLDMRGTYEFVFPRKDGSYMDATVSLSVIADEQKRKAGILAVVSDISERKRAEKALKESEARFRAISTSAMDAIVLCDSTDKVMYWNPAAQKMFGYTSEEALGAKMMDLVIPPEFHKSHLKFLNQLSLTDTARRHFDLTALRKDGSKFPIDLSVSIVKLNGNLCFLSIVRDISEWKAMQQALRQERDMLESVAESTDMVLSIIGRDYKIIWANARALKITGCGSLENKYCYETFGAGSPTVCKGCGVKRVFENGEAVVRRDYYRRTKDNRDIWVELISTPIKDKDGNVIAALEIAVEITERKQLQNKLAEYSQRLEEIVQKRTDELKKTQAELVKSERLAAIGELASMIGHDLRNPLTGIKNSTYLLKKKIPQLPLEQTKEMLDIIDKCVNYSNKIINDLLDYSKEMALIKDEESPKRLLQDSLSMLDIPQKILVKNNLKDNPTIKVDRDKIKRVFINLIKNAVDAMPEGGKITVNSRELKDALEISISDTGPGIDEEIMPKLFTPLFTTKAQGMGFGLAICKRVVEAHNGTITVTTAKGKGTTFTLTFPIENKIENGGENVWIRIPESSLSTTTKP; via the coding sequence ATGAAGGAGAAACACCTGAACAGGAAACTTGAAGACTCCTTCACGGCACTTCTAAGCTACATAGCAGATCCAGCCGTGGTTATGAGCGCCTCAGGTCAAGCGTTAGCTGTGAATAAAGCAACCGAAAAATACACAGGCATAAAATGCGACAAACTGGTGGGAAAAAACCTCTTTAAACTGGGGTTATTTGGGAAAAAAACCATTCAGGACATTAAAAGAAACCTGAAAAAAAGATTAAACGGGCAGAATGTTCCGCCATATGAAGTGCCTTTAAACATCAACGGAAAAATCGCCGTCTTAGAAATTAACGCCAAAATAATCGAACACAACGGCGAATTAGTTGACGTAGTCGTTTTCCGCGACGTAACCGAGAAAGTACAACAGCGAAAAGCGCTTGAAAACGACCTGCATAAAACCAAGTTAAATTTCGAAGCAATCAGCGATTCAGCCTTCGACGGAATCATCATATTTGACACAAAACAAGTAATCCGTTACTGGAATTCGGCGGCGCAAAGAATATTTGGCTACACAAAAAACGAAGTCATGGGCAAAAAAATCCAAGATACAATTATACCACCCAAAGCAAAGAAATTACTTTCAGAGTTAAAAACAGAATTCATCAAAAACCCCGAAACTTTCCGTCGAACACGAGAATTCCCTGCCCTAAAAAAAGACGGCACCGAATTCCCAACCGAAATCTCCCTTTCAACCTTAAAGATTGACAAAGAAGAACTAATAGTTGTCACAGTCAGAGATATCACAGAACGCAAAAACGCCCAGCACTACCTACAGCAACAAAGAGACATCATCGAGGCAGTCACCAAAAACACGGGCGTTGGATTAACCCTGATAGATAAAAACTTCAAGATAATTTTGGCAAACGAATGGATGAAAGAAAAAACAGGTAAAAACATCACAAACAAAACCTGTTACAAGGTTCTGCACAAAAAACGAGCAGACGTTTGCTCCAATTGCCCAGTGAAAAAAATCTTTGACGGAGAAAACATTGCAACCAAAGAAGATGCAAGACTCGATCCATGTGGAAACTTAATCTCGGCTCAGATAACTGCTTTACCTGTAAGAGATAAAAACGGCCAAATTTTCGCTGCACTTGAAATTGTTGTTCCGACAACCCAGAGAAAACTAATGGAGAAAAAAGTTAAAGAAGCTGAGGAACTTTCCCGCGCCATGTTCGAGCAGACCCCACTTGGAGTCGCCCTTGTAGACCCTGAAACACAGGAGTTTCTTCAATTCAACGACGTTGCCCATCGCCAACTTGGCTACAGCAGAGAAGAATTCAGCAAACTCCGTCTCTCGGATTTAGAAGCAAAAAAGGATCTACGTGAAATCAATCGTCGAATCAAAACTGCGTTGAGAGATGGGCAAACAGAGTTTTTAACTAAACATCGCACAAAAAATGGCGAAATCAGAATCGTCCTCGTTAACAAAAGAGCAATCCAGCTATCTGAAAGAAAGCTGCTTTTGTTGACCTGCCATGACGTGACGGGCATAAACAGAATGCATGACGCGGTGCGAAGCAGTGAAGAAAAATTCCACATCTTAGCCAACTCCGTCAAAGACGCTCTGGTAATGGTTGATCACGAAGGAAAAATCACCTTCTGGAACCTCGCCGCAGAAAAAATCTTCGGATTCACAAGCAAAGAAGCACTCGGAAAAGTAATTCATGAACTAGTCGCGCCCAAGTCTTTGTGCAAAGAAGCAAAAGAACGCATAAAACAGAGCATGCAGGTCTTCGGCGAAACTGGCATCGGGTACTTTACAGTAGGCACAGTCGAAGTCAACGGACGCCGCAGTGACGGCAAAGAATTTCCCGCTGAATTGGCCATCGCACCTTTGAAGGTTGGAGAAAAATGGCACGCTGTTGGATTGGTAAAAGATATTTCAATCAGAAGAATAGCTGAACAGCAATTAAAGGATGCTGAACAAAGGTACCATGCACTCTTTGACCAATCCCCATTGGGAGTATTGGTTATTGATCCTGAAACGCTTGGATTTGTCGAGTTCAACGATGTTGCTCATTTACAGCTGGGCTACACCAGAGAAGAATTTGAAAAAATCACCATCCCCGATTTCCAAGCGGAAGAAACACCTGAACAAGTTCGGGCACACGCCAAACAAATGATGGCGGAAGGCGGGGGCGAATTTGAAACCAAACATAGAACCAAAACAGGCGAAATCCGCGACGTCATTGTTACCATTAAGCCGTTTCAATCTAACGGCAAAACATACCTGCATTGTATATACCACGATATAACAGAAGCAAGAAAAACCCAAAACGCACTCATCGAAAGCCAATCAAGATACCGTCAACTGATCGAGATAGCTCAAGAAGGCATCTGGACAGTAAACAACGACATGGTTACGGTTTTTGTTAATCCACGTATGGCGCAGATGATGGGTTACAGCGAAAAAGAAATGGTTGGAAAATCGCTTTTCAGCTTCATCGACCCAGCTAAGGCTGGAAAAATCCGTGATGTTCTGAATGGTTATACGCGTTTAGACATGAGGGGAACATACGAGTTTGTGTTCCCAAGAAAAGACGGAAGTTACATGGACGCAACAGTTTCGCTGTCAGTAATTGCAGATGAACAGAAACGCAAAGCTGGGATATTGGCGGTTGTTTCAGACATTTCAGAACGCAAACGGGCTGAAAAAGCGCTAAAGGAAAGCGAGGCGCGATTCAGAGCAATCAGCACATCCGCAATGGATGCGATAGTACTTTGCGACTCAACAGATAAAGTGATGTACTGGAACCCAGCTGCACAGAAAATGTTCGGTTACACATCTGAGGAAGCTTTAGGCGCAAAAATGATGGATTTAGTGATTCCGCCTGAATTTCACAAGAGCCACCTAAAATTCCTAAATCAATTATCACTAACAGATACAGCAAGACGCCATTTCGATTTAACAGCATTAAGAAAAGACGGCTCCAAGTTTCCAATTGACCTTTCAGTTTCCATAGTTAAACTAAACGGTAACCTCTGCTTCCTGTCGATTGTCAGAGATATTAGTGAATGGAAAGCCATGCAGCAAGCACTTCGACAAGAAAGGGACATGCTTGAAAGCGTAGCTGAAAGCACAGACATGGTCTTATCAATCATAGGACGAGACTACAAGATTATCTGGGCGAACGCAAGAGCGCTGAAGATTACTGGCTGCGGCAGCCTTGAAAACAAGTATTGCTACGAAACATTTGGCGCAGGCTCCCCAACCGTTTGCAAAGGATGCGGTGTAAAAAGAGTCTTTGAAAACGGGGAAGCAGTCGTTCGACGAGATTACTACAGAAGAACCAAAGATAATAGAGATATCTGGGTTGAACTAATCAGCACGCCAATTAAAGATAAAGATGGAAATGTCATAGCCGCTTTGGAAATTGCGGTTGAAATCACTGAGAGAAAACAATTACAGAACAAACTTGCAGAGTACTCTCAGCGACTAGAAGAAATTGTCCAAAAGCGAACGGATGAACTTAAAAAGACACAAGCGGAACTCGTTAAATCTGAACGGTTGGCCGCCATCGGCGAATTAGCAAGCATGATTGGACACGACCTAAGAAACCCCTTAACTGGCATCAAAAACTCAACCTACCTTCTAAAGAAAAAGATACCTCAACTTCCACTTGAACAAACCAAAGAGATGCTGGACATAATCGATAAATGCGTCAACTACTCAAACAAGATAATCAATGACCTGCTGGATTACTCAAAAGAAATGGCACTCATAAAAGATGAAGAGTCACCTAAACGGCTACTCCAAGATTCCTTATCAATGCTGGACATACCCCAAAAAATCTTGGTCAAAAACAACCTCAAAGATAACCCCACAATCAAAGTTGACAGAGACAAAATTAAACGCGTCTTCATCAACCTCATCAAAAACGCCGTAGATGCCATGCCGGAAGGCGGCAAAATCACGGTGAACAGCAGAGAATTAAAAGATGCTTTAGAGATTTCAATCTCCGATACAGGACCAGGCATAGATGAAGAAATCATGCCAAAACTCTTCACACCCCTATTTACCACAAAAGCTCAGGGCATGGGCTTCGGCTTAGCCATCTGCAAACGGGTAGTAGAGGCACACAATGGCACCATAACAGTTACAACAGCCAAAGGCAAAGGAACAACTTTCACACTAACATTCCCCATCGAAAACAAAATTGAAAATGGAGGTGAAAACGTATGGATAAGAATCCCCGAATCCTCGTTGTCGACGACGACGAAACCATAA
- a CDS encoding response regulator codes for MDKNPRILVVDDDETIRTTMKAILQDEGYQVDLAATGKEAIQKTQEKPYNVALLDIRLPDMEGVELLKLLKDGVPRTRKIMVTGYPSMQNAISALNKNADAYLLKPVDVEKLLATVKEQLQAQKEEQEFSEQRVAEFIESRVKELSTTNL; via the coding sequence ATGGATAAGAATCCCCGAATCCTCGTTGTCGACGACGACGAAACCATAAGAACCACCATGAAAGCTATCCTTCAAGACGAAGGATACCAAGTGGATTTAGCAGCTACAGGAAAAGAAGCAATACAGAAAACCCAAGAAAAACCCTACAACGTCGCTCTCCTAGACATCAGATTGCCAGACATGGAAGGCGTAGAACTACTGAAACTACTCAAAGACGGCGTCCCAAGAACACGCAAAATCATGGTCACCGGTTACCCATCAATGCAGAACGCAATCTCAGCCCTTAACAAAAACGCAGATGCATACCTACTGAAACCTGTCGACGTAGAGAAACTCTTAGCAACCGTTAAAGAGCAACTGCAAGCTCAAAAAGAAGAGCAAGAGTTCAGCGAGCAAAGAGTAGCAGAATTCATCGAAAGCCGCGTCAAAGAACTATCCACCACAAACCTCTAA
- a CDS encoding DNA-directed RNA polymerase subunit N — translation MIIPVRCFTCGKLVGDRWDEFTRRIKTGENASDVLDSLGLKRYCCRRMLLSNVEIIDEVLRFYEEAEKRKEARNFY, via the coding sequence GTGATTATCCCCGTAAGATGCTTCACCTGCGGCAAGTTGGTTGGAGACCGATGGGACGAATTCACACGCCGCATCAAGACCGGCGAAAACGCAAGTGACGTACTTGACAGTCTCGGATTGAAACGGTACTGTTGCAGGCGCATGTTGCTCTCTAACGTGGAAATCATTGACGAAGTATTGCGGTTCTACGAAGAAGCAGAGAAACGCAAAGAAGCCCGCAACTTCTACTAA
- a CDS encoding 30S ribosomal protein S9: MPTAPAKKVLVVSGKRKTAVARAIIKPGVGKVRINLTPVEIYEPDIAKAKIMEPLLQAGTDVWSQLDMDVKTRGGGYMGQAEAARMAIANGILKWTKSTHLRTVFSEYDRTMIAGDSRAKETKKVGGAGARAKEQKSYR; the protein is encoded by the coding sequence ATGCCAACAGCACCAGCAAAGAAAGTTCTTGTAGTAAGTGGAAAACGAAAAACCGCAGTTGCCCGCGCCATCATTAAACCAGGCGTCGGCAAAGTCCGTATAAACCTAACTCCCGTGGAGATTTACGAACCTGACATCGCAAAAGCCAAAATCATGGAGCCACTCCTCCAAGCAGGCACAGACGTCTGGAGCCAGCTAGACATGGACGTCAAAACCCGCGGCGGCGGCTACATGGGTCAAGCAGAAGCAGCACGCATGGCCATAGCTAACGGTATACTCAAATGGACTAAAAGTACACACCTCCGTACGGTTTTCAGTGAATACGACCGCACCATGATTGCAGGCGACAGTCGCGCTAAAGAAACCAAGAAAGTCGGCGGTGCAGGCGCAAGAGCTAAGGAACAGAAAAGCTACCGATAG
- the rplM gene encoding 50S ribosomal protein L13 yields the protein MAQVTTKPAVTLVNAEGQIVGRMCSKVAKMLLNGEEVVILNAEKAVFSGKKKSKIAEAHLFLEVGAPERGPFHYRRPDRFLRKTVRGMVPFKQPKGKAAYKRLKAYMGVPAEFKDQKMISFDDAQAANLKGPHFTLAELAKEIGWRNRME from the coding sequence ATGGCACAAGTAACAACAAAACCAGCCGTTACCTTGGTGAACGCTGAAGGCCAAATCGTTGGCCGCATGTGCAGCAAAGTAGCCAAGATGCTTCTGAACGGCGAAGAAGTCGTCATACTTAACGCTGAAAAAGCAGTGTTTTCAGGTAAAAAGAAAAGCAAAATCGCCGAAGCACACCTCTTTCTAGAAGTTGGTGCACCTGAACGTGGACCCTTCCACTACCGCAGACCCGACCGTTTCCTACGCAAAACCGTTCGCGGCATGGTGCCCTTTAAGCAACCTAAAGGCAAAGCAGCCTACAAACGCCTAAAAGCATACATGGGTGTGCCAGCAGAATTCAAAGACCAAAAAATGATATCTTTCGATGATGCCCAAGCAGCAAACCTAAAAGGGCCACACTTCACCCTTGCCGAACTGGCAAAAGAAATCGGGTGGAGAAACAGGATGGAATAA
- a CDS encoding 50S ribosomal protein L18e: MRQTKTTNPQLIELISTLRKQSKEQDAPIWLDVADYLAKTRSQRVVVNLSTINRNTEKSDVVVVPGKILASGALDHPVTVASFDASDSAKAKLEAAKSKYITIQELLEKNPKGSKVKIIR; this comes from the coding sequence ATGAGACAAACCAAAACAACCAACCCCCAACTAATCGAACTTATCAGTACGCTGCGCAAGCAAAGCAAAGAGCAAGATGCACCAATCTGGCTTGACGTAGCAGACTACTTGGCGAAAACCCGCAGCCAACGTGTCGTCGTCAACCTCAGCACAATAAACCGTAACACTGAAAAATCAGACGTAGTAGTTGTTCCAGGAAAAATCCTAGCTTCAGGCGCACTCGACCATCCCGTTACGGTGGCGTCGTTTGATGCTTCTGACTCAGCCAAAGCCAAGCTTGAAGCAGCAAAATCAAAATACATCACAATCCAAGAGCTACTGGAGAAAAACCCCAAAGGCTCAAAAGTAAAAATCATCCGGTGA
- a CDS encoding DNA-directed RNA polymerase subunit D has product MEKTDTNLRIAVKGADVPLMNALRRLALAEVPSMAIEEVVMIENSSILQDEIIAHRLGLIPLRTDLDGYNLPDECDCQSEFGCPKCRVTLTLDAEAKDGTRTVYSGEIVSENPEILPVSDKVPIIKLAKNQKLKLEAYARLGRGKAHAKWQPVSMCAYKYYPKITTPEKKCPDCSKCVDICPRKVLAIKDEKVEVRDLLACTLCMDCVEACPQGKASPLKIEWEKNQFIMNIESTGALRPERVLKEATKLLAKQLKEFEKQIKAEQK; this is encoded by the coding sequence TTGGAAAAAACCGATACAAACCTTCGCATAGCCGTAAAAGGCGCAGATGTGCCTCTAATGAACGCTCTGCGTCGTTTAGCACTTGCTGAAGTTCCCAGCATGGCAATCGAAGAAGTTGTCATGATAGAAAACAGCTCCATTCTCCAAGACGAAATCATTGCTCATCGTCTGGGACTTATTCCATTAAGAACAGACCTCGACGGGTACAACCTGCCTGACGAATGCGACTGCCAAAGCGAGTTCGGCTGCCCCAAATGTCGCGTCACTCTTACCCTTGATGCAGAAGCCAAAGACGGAACAAGGACCGTCTACAGCGGCGAAATCGTCTCAGAAAACCCAGAGATTCTCCCAGTTTCCGACAAGGTTCCAATTATTAAACTGGCTAAAAATCAGAAACTTAAACTTGAAGCATATGCGCGGCTTGGCAGAGGAAAAGCACACGCAAAGTGGCAGCCAGTTTCTATGTGTGCATACAAATACTACCCAAAAATCACCACTCCCGAAAAGAAGTGCCCTGACTGCAGCAAATGCGTTGACATCTGTCCACGCAAAGTTTTAGCTATCAAAGATGAAAAAGTCGAAGTCCGAGATCTGTTGGCTTGTACGCTTTGCATGGACTGTGTTGAGGCTTGTCCGCAGGGTAAGGCTTCGCCTTTGAAGATTGAGTGGGAAAAGAACCAGTTCATTATGAACATTGAATCTACAGGTGCCCTTCGTCCCGAACGGGTGCTGAAGGAAGCTACTAAACTTTTAGCTAAACAACTTAAAGAGTTTGAAAAACAAATCAAGGCTGAACAAAAATGA
- a CDS encoding 30S ribosomal protein S11, with translation MSNPANSKRNDKWAIVHIFSSYNNTLIHITDISGAETIARTTGGMFVKADRMESSPYAAMRAATGAAEVARDKGITAIHIKVRAPGGSGPRTPGPGAQAAIRALARFGFRIERIEEVTPIPHDGTRRPGGRRGRRV, from the coding sequence TTGAGTAACCCAGCAAACAGCAAACGTAACGACAAATGGGCAATCGTCCACATATTCAGTTCCTACAACAACACACTCATCCACATAACCGACATATCAGGCGCAGAAACCATTGCACGCACTACAGGCGGTATGTTCGTCAAAGCCGACCGCATGGAGTCATCACCCTATGCGGCAATGCGGGCAGCTACCGGCGCAGCTGAGGTAGCCCGAGACAAGGGAATCACTGCTATTCACATCAAAGTTCGCGCTCCAGGTGGCAGTGGTCCAAGAACTCCTGGTCCAGGTGCTCAAGCAGCTATTCGTGCGCTCGCGAGATTTGGCTTCCGTATTGAACGCATCGAAGAAGTTACCCCAATTCCACATGACGGAACCAGAAGGCCTGGCGGCAGAAGAGGAAGAAGAGTCTAA
- a CDS encoding 30S ribosomal protein S4, which translates to MGDPKKQRKKFDTPRFRWRKDVLQEELKLLGTYGLRNKHELWRHKTTLSKARGIARSLISKSTEERAKMENELLATLKKKGILQETAVLDNVLDLTIEDILERRLQTIVFRKGLARTVFQARQLITHGHISIDNRRVTIPGYIVPKEEEAKIVYSAESAVAKQEHPLRLGLAVVAKQPELRQQQRGRRGGGRGGGRF; encoded by the coding sequence ATGGGAGATCCAAAGAAGCAACGTAAGAAATTCGATACGCCGCGTTTCCGCTGGCGCAAGGACGTCCTCCAAGAAGAACTCAAACTCCTCGGAACCTATGGATTAAGGAACAAACATGAACTCTGGCGCCACAAAACCACCCTGTCCAAAGCCAGAGGTATCGCCCGTTCACTCATAAGCAAATCCACTGAAGAACGTGCAAAGATGGAAAACGAGCTCCTTGCAACCCTCAAAAAGAAAGGCATCTTACAGGAAACCGCGGTGCTTGACAACGTACTCGACTTAACCATCGAAGACATCTTGGAACGCAGACTGCAAACTATAGTCTTCCGCAAGGGATTAGCACGCACCGTTTTCCAGGCACGCCAATTAATCACACACGGTCACATATCTATCGACAATCGCCGTGTAACTATCCCTGGTTACATTGTGCCTAAAGAGGAAGAAGCAAAAATTGTTTATTCTGCAGAAAGTGCAGTTGCAAAACAGGAACATCCCCTACGCCTAGGACTAGCAGTTGTCGCTAAGCAACCTGAGCTTAGGCAGCAGCAGAGAGGCCGAAGAGGCGGAGGACGCGGAGGCGGCAGATTTTGA
- a CDS encoding 30S ribosomal protein S13 codes for MSQEYRYIVRIMGTDVQGTQKTSYAVSHIKGISTSLANAILKKAGVNPDLRVGLITESDVAKIEDVIRDPVKYGIPAWMFNRRKDSDTGKDMHVLGADLAFKIKTDIDGAKEIRSWRGYRHAYSLKVRGQRTKTTGRSGKSLGVKKKTLMQKPGAAAEGGK; via the coding sequence ATGTCACAGGAATACCGCTATATTGTTCGTATCATGGGTACAGACGTACAGGGTACCCAAAAGACATCTTACGCAGTTTCACATATAAAAGGCATAAGCACCAGCCTTGCAAACGCCATCCTCAAAAAGGCAGGCGTAAACCCTGACCTCCGCGTCGGTCTCATAACTGAATCCGACGTAGCCAAAATCGAGGACGTTATCCGGGACCCCGTAAAATACGGCATCCCCGCATGGATGTTTAACCGCAGAAAAGACAGCGACACCGGAAAAGATATGCATGTTTTAGGTGCAGATTTAGCATTCAAAATTAAAACTGACATTGACGGAGCCAAAGAAATCAGGTCTTGGCGTGGATACCGTCATGCTTACAGCCTGAAAGTAAGGGGCCAAAGAACCAAAACCACTGGCCGCAGCGGCAAATCATTAGGTGTCAAAAAGAAGACCCTTATGCAGAAACCCGGCGCAGCCGCTGAAGGAGGCAAATAA